In a single window of the Macrobrachium rosenbergii isolate ZJJX-2024 chromosome 35, ASM4041242v1, whole genome shotgun sequence genome:
- the LOC136856455 gene encoding basic proline-rich protein-like produces the protein MTGRSAHKRGEGAWAAFEKGLEEYKQDQLKRDWWYSVMEGRPYTSRRQRRLLKRQQERDRRAAANADRTPAEEKKLRRLRGGEPLELDVPPLAMPTDLIIERKPKPEKKAPAPPKEPEKPFMPVIETVEVVHEKKPEKREKKPPKEKKKAPEPEKAAAEPEAAAAVAAEPPAEAKKEAPPPKEKKPRAPKKPAPAKEEAPVAAEDSEAAAPPAAAPEAEAPAPAPAEEKAAAPAPEAKEAAAPEAKAEEVAPAPEGEEKAAAPVEEKAAAPKKKPEKAAPAPKAKEAAPAPKAKEAAPAPKAEEAAPAPKAEEAAPAPKAEEARAAPAPKAEEAAPAPEAKEAAPAPEAKEAAPADAAPKAEESAPAPEAKEAAPAPKPEEAAPETKAEEAAPAPKAEEAAAAAAAPAEDIKGAKKEKKPPKEKKPHEPKKAAAPKPEAKEAPAPIEAEIKEALKEEEPKDKPEAPPAEKAAEAPAEPKEEPKPEAIKEPAPAPAPEEALLIEEPAKPDDKPEVIEAKPAEAPKPAEAKAEEVPKAEPAEAPKPAEAKPAEAKPEPVAAAPAEAKPEPAPAPAKGKPQPAPKPVTKAPEEPPKPAETVPEPKEKPAEPAPKAAPVVPEPALEPVPAAAEKPAEPLPTPPPKPADLKPEPLAKPAPKAAGIKPPEAKPETLVGPLPGTAPAPEPKPATAPTIAPGLAPALEPAIGPAAGGAKPAPAPAPCFASTFVPPLSPSFAATLPTQSAQEAPNKNASPPVMNLRVQVGPTNANAAPLAPEAQPPQMQNSSPFPGFAPMTQPGPAPGMANSFMPTLGPAMGPAVGMNAPAAAPPMGPSIGSAIGTAMGPILHQGPDAMPPPAAPMQNPFSSPGQVPINFSTQAPAPGGGFSPKSPPQVPLGFSPKAPAAAPVPSPPQSFGTPPPLGPLPAFLTQTGEEDVVIPLLEDVMDDNGLLEDFSLPPPPTPPKAAAGLLKQPNGEIKK, from the exons ATGACGGGTCGTTCAGCCCACAAAAGAGGGGAGGGTGCCTGGGCCGCCTTCGAGAAGGGTCTCGAGGAGTATAAACAGGACCAGCTCAAGAGAGATTGGTGGTACAGTGTCATG GAGGGCAGACCGTACACGTCCAGACGGCAAAGGCGCCTCCTGAAGCGACAgcaagagagagacaggaggGCAGCAGCGAACGCCGACAGAACCCCTGCCGAGGAGAAGAAACTCAGGAGGCTCAGGGGCGGGGAGCCCCTGGAGCTGGACGTGCCCCCGTTGGCGATGCCGACGGACCTGATAATCGAGAGGAAGCCAAAGCCCGAGAAGAAGGCCCCCGCCCCACCCAAGGAGCCCGAGAAGCCGTTCATGCCCGTCATCGAGACGGTGGAAGTCGTGCACGAGAAGAAGCCCgagaagagggaaaagaagcctccgaaggagaagaagaaggctcCCGAACCCGAGAAGGCGGCGGCAGAACCGGAGGCGGCGGCGGCAGTTGCCGCGGAACCCCCCGCAGAAGCCAAGAAGGAAGCTCCCCCTCCGAAGGAGAAGAAACCGAGGGCTCCCAAGAAGCCCGCTCCAGCAAAGGAAGAAGCCCCTGTTGCTGCGGAAGATTCGGAGGCTGCTGCGCCTCCTGCTGCTGCACCAGAAGCTGAGGCGCCAGCCCCCGCACCAGCGGAAGAAAAGGCTGCTGCACCTGCACCAGAGGCCAAGGAGGCAGCGGCTCCTGAGGCGAAGGCCGAAGAGGTCGCTCCTGCGCCAGAAGGTGAAGAAAAGGCTGCTGCCCCAGTGGAAGAAAAGGCAGCTGCTCCCAAAAAGAAGCCTGAAAAGGCTGCCCCTGCGCCAAAAGCTAAAGAAGCTGCCCCTGCACCAAAGGCTAAAGAGGCTGCCCCTGCACCAAAGGCTGAAGAAGCTGCCCCTGCACCAAAGGCTGAAGAGGCTGCCCCTGCACCAAAGGCTGAAGAAGCT AGAGCTGCCCCTGCACCAAAGGCTGAAGAGGCTGCCCCTGCGCCAGAGGCCAAAGAAGCTGCCCCTGCACCAGAGGCCAAGGAAGCTGCTCCCGCAGATGCTGCTCCAAAGGCTGAAGAATCTGCTCCAGCACCAGAGGCCAAGGAAGCTGCTCCTGCACCAAAGCCTGAAGAAGCTGCCCCTGAAACCAAGGCTGAAGAGGCCGCTCCTGCACCAAAGGCCGaggaagctgctgctgctgctgctgctcccgCAGAAGACATCAAAGGGgccaagaaggaaaagaagccGCCCAAGGAAAAGAAACCTCACGAACCAAAGAAGGCAGCTGCACCCAAGCCCGAGGCGAAGGAGGCTCCTGCACCAATCGAAGCCGAGATAAAGGAAGCACTGAAGGAAGAGGAACCAAAGGACAAGCCGGAGGCACCGCCAGCGGAGAAGGCGGCGGAAGCACCGGCCGAGCCGAAGGAGGAACCGAAACCCGAAGCGATTAAGGAACCCGCGCCTGCACCAGCCCCTGAGGAAGCACTACTGATAGAGGAACCAGCAAAGCCCGACGACAAGCCAGAGGTTATCGAAGCGAAGCCAGCGGAAGCCCCAAAACCTGCAGAGGCCAAGGCAGAAGAAGTCCCAAAGGCTGAGCCAGCCGAAGCCCCGAAACCTGCGGAAGCAAAGCCAGCGGAGGCTAAGCCTGAGCCCGTTGCTGCCGCACCAGCAGAGGCCAAGCCCGAACCTGCACCAGCACCAGCCAAAGGTAAACCACAACCCGCCCCCAAACCAGTGACAAAAGCACCTGAGGAACCACCCAAGCCAGCTGAAACTGTGCCTGAACCCAAGGAGAAGCCGGCTGAGCCTGCACCCAAAGCTGCTCCCGTCGTACCAGAGCCCGCGCTGGAACCCGTGCCCGCGGCCGCAGAGAAGCCAGCAGAACCTCTGCCAACGCCACCACCAAAGCCAGCAGACCTCAAGCCAGAGCCTCTAGCCAAACCAGCTCCCAAGGCCGCCGGAATTAAACCACCAGAAGCCAAGCCCGAAACTCTAGTAGGTCCCCTCCCAGGAACAGCACCAGCGCCCGAACCAAAACCAGCCACAGCCCCGACGATAGCCCCAGGACTCGCGCCCGCCCTAGAACCAGCAATAGGACCGGCCGCAGGGGGCGCCAAACCAGCCCCGGCACCGGCACCTTGCTTTGCCTCCACTTTCGTCCCTCCCCTGAGCCCTTCCTTCGCAGCCACACTCCCAACACAGTCAGCACAAGAGGCACCTAACAAAAACGCATCGCCGCCAGTCATGAACTTGAGAGTACAAGTCGGGCCGACCAACGCCAACGCAGCACCACTTGCGCCAGAAGCTCAGCCGCCCCAGATGCAAAATTCTAGTCCATTCCCAGGCTTCGCACCAATGACACAACCTGGACCAGCCCCCGGCATGGCAAACAGTTTCATGCCTACCCTCGGACCCGCAATGGGCCCCGCCGTCGGAATGAACGCCCCCGCTGCCGCCCCTCCGATGGGTCCTTCAATCGGCTCGGCGATCGGAACAGCGATGGGACCAATCCTGCATCAAGGCCCCGATGCCATGCCCCCGCCAGCTGCACCCATGCAGAATCCATTCAGCTCTCCCGGTCAAGTTCCTATCAACTTCAGCACACAAGCGCCTGCCCCCGGAGGAGGATTCAGCCCTAAATCTCCTCCTCAGGTTCCTCTGGGATTCAGCCCCAAGGCTCCCGCAGCGGCTCCGGTCCCCTCACCGCCACAGTCGTTCGGCACACCCCCGCCCCTGGGTCCCCTGCCCGCCTTCTTGACGCAGACGGGAGAAGAAGACGTGGTCATCCCTCTACTTGAAGACGTGATGGACGACAACGGCCTCCTGGAAGACTTCAGTCTTCCCCCTCCGCCCACACCTCCCAAGGCCGCTGCCGGCCTCTTAAAACAACCAAATGGTGAAATAAAGAAGTAA